From a single Candidatus Zixiibacteriota bacterium genomic region:
- a CDS encoding phosphodiester glycosidase family protein, protein MAPRLATFLFLLTAAAATFPALPGGPPAQSGSGLRVLNGGSWKPVEKGVEVRALLLERLDPRYSFELKLVRLDPRWVAPRLIHSSRYQLKGADVKTLAEKSGALAAVNGSYFDENGRALGFLKTGGREINPAVSRSALLTGIFGVREGAPFIVHRDEFQPEGTEEAMQSGPLLLSRGRVLEPARGWGRASRRAVIGVDEEQRLIVGVTDVLLGGAYWGELQEIFSEKRWELKTIDLLNLDGGGSAQLYLKARGLESFVRGVAEIPVAIGFFARNGLP, encoded by the coding sequence TTGGCGCCTCGCCTCGCGACCTTTCTTTTTCTCTTGACCGCCGCCGCGGCGACGTTCCCCGCGCTCCCCGGCGGCCCGCCGGCCCAGAGCGGCTCGGGCCTCAGGGTCCTCAATGGAGGCAGCTGGAAGCCGGTTGAAAAAGGCGTTGAAGTTCGCGCGCTTTTGCTCGAGCGGCTCGATCCCAGATATTCTTTTGAGCTCAAGCTCGTACGGCTCGACCCGCGCTGGGTTGCGCCCCGACTGATCCACAGCAGCCGTTATCAGCTTAAAGGGGCCGATGTCAAAACGCTCGCGGAAAAGAGCGGGGCCCTCGCCGCCGTCAACGGCAGCTACTTCGATGAGAACGGAAGGGCTCTTGGTTTCCTCAAGACCGGTGGCCGCGAGATCAACCCGGCGGTTTCGCGAAGCGCTCTGCTGACCGGAATCTTCGGAGTCCGGGAGGGGGCGCCGTTCATCGTTCACCGCGACGAGTTCCAACCGGAGGGGACCGAGGAAGCGATGCAGTCCGGGCCGCTGCTGTTGAGTCGCGGGCGGGTACTGGAGCCGGCCCGCGGTTGGGGGCGGGCCAGCCGCCGCGCAGTGATCGGCGTCGACGAGGAGCAGCGCCTGATCGTCGGCGTTACGGACGTGCTGCTGGGCGGAGCTTACTGGGGCGAGCTCCAGGAGATCTTCTCGGAAAAGCGGTGGGAGCTAAAGACGATCGATCTTCTCAACCTCGACGGCGGCGGCTCGGCTCAGCTTTACCTCAAGGCGAGGGGCCTGGAGTCGTTCGTCCGCGGGGTGGCGGAAATTCCGGTCGCGATCGGCTTTTTCGCCAGGAACGGCCTGCCGTAG
- a CDS encoding nitroreductase family deazaflavin-dependent oxidoreductase: protein MNLEGGEVFVGRLTTVGRKTGLPRTVELRLVYRGGRFYASSSRIEAKHWCRNLIANPAVEVSVGRRRVPCVAGRVTDEELRRSILALRGSPASLDRVVFEMTPR from the coding sequence GTGAATCTGGAGGGAGGCGAGGTCTTCGTGGGGCGCCTCACGACCGTGGGGAGAAAAACGGGGTTGCCGCGAACCGTCGAGCTGCGCCTCGTCTACCGCGGCGGCCGCTTCTACGCTTCTTCGAGCCGTATCGAGGCCAAACACTGGTGCCGGAACCTGATCGCGAACCCGGCCGTGGAGGTTTCGGTCGGGAGACGTCGAGTCCCGTGCGTCGCCGGCAGGGTGACGGACGAGGAATTGCGCCGGAGCATCCTCGCGCTGCGCGGCTCTCCCGCGTCCCTCGACCGCGTCGTCTTCGAGATGACGCCGCGATAG
- a CDS encoding dienelactone hydrolase family protein, with protein MAAKKSALPSYSPVSIANRISGVRAAPKAKGNRPAVILLHERYGIDQHTRDLTVKLAAAGFVGVAPDLFSRFTGDRKALQRGDVRVELRDDEVLQDLGDVMNYLKRSRGVDASRIGVIGVCQTGRQALLLAAHRTDIAASVVLYGAIGGKEWQTNEMRPEPVERLVENCTCPVLGVFGEADHIISIDDVLRFRGCLEQAKNSYHVRIYRDAPHGWLNDTMPGRYRKQQANHAWNLIVSFLKKSFDDGWDPDRVSWTFESNFSVDYDFSKNVRLA; from the coding sequence ATGGCGGCGAAGAAAAGCGCGCTCCCGTCCTATTCCCCGGTCAGCATCGCGAACCGCATAAGCGGCGTCCGGGCGGCTCCCAAAGCCAAGGGGAACCGGCCGGCGGTCATCCTGCTTCATGAGCGTTACGGGATCGATCAGCATACCAGGGATCTCACCGTCAAGCTCGCGGCTGCCGGCTTCGTCGGCGTCGCTCCGGACCTGTTTTCCCGCTTCACCGGAGACCGCAAGGCGCTGCAACGCGGCGACGTGCGCGTCGAGCTGCGCGACGACGAGGTGCTGCAGGATCTGGGTGACGTGATGAACTATCTCAAGAGAAGCCGGGGCGTGGATGCCTCGCGGATCGGCGTCATCGGGGTTTGTCAGACGGGGCGTCAGGCGCTCCTGCTCGCCGCCCATCGCACCGACATCGCGGCCTCGGTGGTCCTTTACGGCGCCATCGGCGGCAAGGAATGGCAGACCAACGAAATGCGCCCGGAGCCGGTCGAGCGCCTGGTGGAAAATTGCACCTGCCCGGTGCTGGGGGTCTTTGGCGAGGCCGACCATATCATCTCGATCGACGACGTGCTCCGGTTTCGCGGCTGTCTCGAACAGGCGAAGAACTCCTACCACGTCCGCATCTATCGCGACGCGCCCCACGGCTGGCTCAACGACACGATGCCCGGCCGCTACCGTAAGCAGCAGGCCAACCATGCCTGGAATCTGATCGTCTCGTTCCTCAAGAAGTCCTTCGACGACGGGTGGGATCCCGACCGCGTCTCCTGGACCTTCGAGAGCAACTTCTCCGTGGACTACGACTTCTCGAAGAACGTGCGCCTGGCGTAA